In Cryptosporangium minutisporangium, the genomic stretch CGGACGGTGCGGCGAGCGGATCGCATCGTGTTCCTCGACGGCGGCCGCATCGTGGAGCACGGCAGCCACGACGAACTGCTGGCCAGGGACGGCCGCTACGCGCGGTTCTGGGGCCTTGCAGCTCCTATCCTGGACATGTAGTGTCCAGGATATGCGGATGAGCGAGGGCGTGGAGTGGGCATTGCACAGCTGCCTGAACCTCTCGTGGCTGCCGCCGGGGCAGGCGATCCCGACGGCGAAGCTGGCGGCGTTCTACAGCCTGCCCGCCGCATACCTCAACAAGCAGCTGCAGGCGTTGGGGCGGGCGGGCATCGTGTCCTCGATCTCCGGTCCACGCGGCGGCTTCCAGCTCGCCCGGAACCCGGAGCACATCACACTGCTCGACGTGGTGGTGGCGATCGAGGGCCCGGACGAGGCGTTCCGCTGCGACCAGCTGCTCAAGCAGGGCCCCGGCGCGGACCCGGACGTCGACTACCGGCAGGCGTGCCTGATCTCCCAGGCGATGCGCCGCGCCGACCTGGCGTGGCGCCGGACGCTGGCGGAGCAGACCCTCGCGGACCTCAAGACCGACGTCGAGCGCCAGTACCCCGCGAGCGAGAGCAACACGCTCAACCGGTTCGCCGCGCTGCGGGCCTGACCAGCACAGTTCAGGCCCTTCCCGGCCGGGAAGGGCCTCTTACGAGAGGTATCCTAGATGTCTAGTATCCAGGATTCGGTTCGCGGCCAGGTCTGGCTGCCCGGCGACCCCGGCTTCGACACCGCTCGCCGTCCGTGGAACCGGGCCGTCGAGCAGCCGGTCACCGCGGTGGTCGAAGCCGCCGACGCGGACGACGTCGCCGCGGTCGTCCGCTACGCCCGCTCCGCCGGACTCGGCGTCAGCACGCAGCCCAACGGGCACGGCGCCACCGGCCGCACGGACGGAACCATCCTGTTACGGACGCGCCTGCTGAGCACCGTGGAGGTCGACCCGGTCGCCCGCCGCGCGCGGGTCGGCGCGGGAGTGCCGTCCGGACGGCTGCAGACCGCGGCGGCGTCGCACGGCCTCACCGGTCTGCCCGGCAGCTCCCCGATCGTCAGCGTCGTCGGTGTCGCCCTCGGTGGCGGGCTCAGCTGGTTCGGACGCGCGCACGGCTGGGTGTCCGACAGCGTCGTCGGACTGGACGTCGTCGACGCCGACGGCCGGCCGCGGCACGTCACCGCCGAGTCCGACCCGGACCTGTTCTGGGCACTGCGTGGTGCGGGTGGCGACTTCGGCGTCGTCACCGCCCTGGAGCTCGCGCTGCACCCCGCTCCCCGCCTGTACGGCGGCCGGATGCTGTGGGCCGGTGAACACGCCTCCGCCGTGCTCGACGCCTACCGGGAGATCACCGCCGACGCGCCGGAGGAGCTCACCACCTGGTTCGACCTGCTGCACTTCCCCGGTGCGGAGCCGATGGTCGCGGTGGACTCCACCTACCTCGGCGACGAGCGACGGGCCCGGGAGCTGCTGGCCCCGCTCGACCACCTGCCCCAGCCGCTCTCCGACGGCCGGGCGGTGAGGTCGGTCGCCGAGCTCGGGGCGATCACCGCCGAGCCGACCGACCCGACCGCTGGCCTCTCCCGCGCCGAACTGCTGACCGAATTGGACGACGCCGCCGCGAAGACGCTGCTCGCCGCCCCGATCGCGCCGCTGCTGAGCGTGCAGGTGCGGCATCTCGGGGGCGCGTTCACCCGGCCGTCGGACAGCCCGCACGGCCCGCTGACCGAGCCGTACGCGCTCTACCTGTTCGGCCTCCCCACCGACCCGGCCACCGCCGACGCCGTCGTCGCCAAGCAGGACGCGCTCGCCACCGCGCTGCCGGGCAGCGGCCGCAAGCCGTTCACGTTCCTCAACCCGCGGGAGAGCGCAGCGGACGCGTTCGCACCGGCCGCCCTGGCCCGGCTGCGCGACCTCAAGCGCCGCTACGACCCGGCCGGCGTCTTCCGCCCCAACTTCCCGGTCGCCTGAGTCGCTACCCCGCGTACTCGAGGTCGGCCAGCACGCCGTAGTGGTCGCTCAGCCAGACACCGTCGACCGGGCCGTCGCCGACCAGCTGGACCCCGACGATCCGGGCCCGGGCGTCGGGGTGGGCGTGCGGGCACCCGACGAACACGTAGTCGATCCGGCTGCGCACGCCGGGCTGTCCGACCAGCCGCTCGATCTCCGCCGCACCGGCCGGGTTGTCGACGGTCCAGGTGTGGCCTGGGCCCTCGCCGGCGACGGCCCACGCGTCGTGGTACTGGACGCTGCGGCCCTCCAGCGACTGCAGGCCACTGAGGAAGCGGATGCTCGAGCTGTCCGGGACCGCGTTGAAGTCACCGGCGACGATCGTCGGCAGCCGGGTCCGGTGCCGGGCGTCCAGGTCGGCCACCTCCAGCATCTGGCGCTCCCGCCAGACCTCGGCGTCGGTCTTCCAGAACGTGGTCGGGGTGACGACCAGCAGCGGGCCGAGGTCGGGGACGTCGACGAGCGCCGCCAGCGTGTACCAGTAGAGGCCGTCCGCGGTGCGGCCTTCGACGACGTCGACGACCCGGTGCGGCCAGCGGGTCGCGAGCGCGGTGCCGCCGTACACGTCGGCGTCGGGCGGCAGGTGGTCGAGCACCGCGGCCTGGTGCGTGGTGCGCAGACCCGTCCCGGCGACGAGCACCGCGAGCTGATCGGAAACGTCGGGGTAGCGGACCTCTTGGAACGTGACGACGTCCGGCGCCAGGCGTCGGATCTCGGCGTTGATCAGCGCGCTGCGGCGCGGGTCGCCGACGTCGTGCTGGACGTTCATCGTCAGGACGCGCAGACGCATGGCCCTTCCTCGGCGCCGGGGAGAGGTCTGTCCGCAAGGCACCCTACCGGGCGGGATGGCCCTTAGCCCGGGGCATCGACCAGTGCGGTGCCGAGCGCCGTTCGCCGGTAGAGCACCTCGTGCCCCTGGCGGCGCGCGGTGACCAGGGCTGCGTCGCGGAGGACGGCCAGGTGCGCGGAGACCGTCGACGCCGCGAGGCCGCACCGTCGGGCGAGCGCCGTGGTGGACGCCGGTTCGTCCAGTCCGGACAGCACCGCGGCCCGACCGGCACCGAGCAGGCGGGCCAGCGAGTCCGCGGCCGGGCGGGCCGGCGGCTGCCAGGCCCGCGCCATCCCGCGGGCCGGGTAGATCACGGTCGGCTGCCACGGCGGCGCGAACCCGCTGATCGTGTCCGGCCAGGCGAAGACGCTGGGCATCAGCAGCAGACCCCGGCCGGCGAGCTCTTGCTCGCCGAGGACCGCGCTACCCCCGCGCAGCGCCAGCGCTCCGTCGGCCCACCGGACGTCGGGGTGGAGGTCGGCGAAGAGCGCCCGCAGGCCGCCCTCGGCCAGCCGGCGCGACCGCTCGGTGATGTCGGCCTCCAGCACGGCGCCGAGGCGCGGCCAATCCGGGGCGATCAGCGCGTTCCAGGCGCGCTCGGTGGCGTCGGCCAGGACGCGGATCGCCGCCGCGGGGTCGGCGAGCAGCGCCCGTCGCGCCGGGCTGTCGGAGTCGGCGCCCGCGCTGCGGAACGACCGGAGCATCTCCCGGTGCGCGAGGTCCGGATCGGTGCCGCGCAGCCGCTCGATCTCCGCCGCGAAGCCGGGCATCCGGCCCAGCGGAGCGTCCGGTGGCGGGCCGAGGAAGTCCGGCGTGTAACCGCGGACCGGCATCAGCAGCGGCAGCGGGTCCAGGTCCAGAGCGGAGAGCGTCGGTCGCTTCCGGCGGAGCCACGCGTCGTGGTACCCGTGCCGCGCGGGCCGCAGGATCGTGCGCACCGCCTCGTGGGTCTCGCACAGCGGCGACACCGCGAAACGGCACCCCAGCAGATCGTCACCGGCGAAACGCAGGCGCAACGGCACCGGTCACCGACCCCCTCGCGCCGAGTGATTCGTCCGTCCCCGAAAGACTAGGGCGACGCCGGGCGCGACCGCATGCTGCCCGAATGTCGACACCCGGACCTGCCGACGCGCTGCTCTCCCCGGGCTATCGGTCGGTGCTGGCGGTGCCCGAGTTCCGGGCCGTGTTCCTCGCCCACCTGCTCACGACGCTCGGCATCGTGATCTGCGAGATCGCCCTGTCCGTCCTGGTCTACCGGCGCACCGGGTCGCCGCTGCTGAGCGCGTTGACGTTCGCGCTCGGGCTGCTGCCGTACGTGGCCGGAGGCACCCTGCTGTCCGCGGTCGCCGACCGCCTACCGGCCCGGCGCGTGCTCGTCGTCTGCGATCTGCTCTGCGCCAGCTGCGCGTGCGGCCTGGTGCTGCCCGGCATGCCGATCGCCGGCCTGCTCGCGCTGCGCTGCGCGCTGGCCGCGATCGCGCCGGTCTTCGCCGGAACCCGGGCGGCGACGCTCGGCGACGTCCTGAGTGGGCCGGAGGGGTTCGTGCTGGGCAACTCCGTGCTCCGGATGACGTCGCAGAGCGGGCAGTTGGCGGGCTTCGGCGTCGGCGGCGTGCTGCTGGCCGCGGTGGAGCCACGGGCCGTGCTGGGGTTCACGGTGGTCGCCTTCGGCGCCTCCGCGCTCCTGATCGGGCTCGGCACCCGCCACCGGCCGGCCCGGGTCCGCCGGGATCGGGCGTTGCTCACCGCGTCGCTCGCCGGGGCGCGGCAGCTGCTCGCCGACCGGCGGATCCGCGCCCTGTACCTGCTGGCCTGGGTTCCGCCCCTGTTCGTCGTCGTGTCCGAGGCACTGCTGACGCCGTACGTGGCGTCGCTGGGGCGCGGCTCGGCGGCGCTCGGGCTGCTGATGTGCGGGATGCCGATCGGGGCCATCGGCGGTTCCCTGCTGGTCGGCACGCTGCTCAGCCACCGGGCGAAGGTTCGGCTGGCGCGGCCGGTCGTGCTGCTCGCCACGTTGCCACCGCTCGGCTACCTGGCGCACCCCGACGTCGGCTGGGCGCTGCTCTGCCAGATCGGCGTCGGCTGCGGGATCGTCTACACGTTCGGCCTGGACCACTGGTTCCTCGACGCGGTACCGGAGCAGCTCCGCGGCCGGGCGATGACGCTCCTGACGGCCGGCGCGATGACGACCCAGGGGGTGGGGATGACCCTGGCGGGCGTCGCGGCCGAGTTCGTTCCGGTCCACCACGTCATCGCCGGCGGCGGGCTCGTCGCGGCGCTCTGCGTCGCACTCGTGCTCCGGTCGGTCGCACGGACCGATCCCTGAGGACGACCGCCTGCACGCCCGGCGCGGCGCGCCGGGCGTGCGCAGCGGAGCTACTTGTTCAGCGGATCGCGGGGCAGCCCGAGGATGCGCTCGGCGATGACGTTGCGGCTGACCTCCGACGTGCCACCGGCGATCGTCATCGCCCTGGAGAAGAAGTAGCCCTTCGCCAGCGCGTCCTCGGTGCCGTCGACCGCCGCGGGCCCGGCGAGCAGGACCGCGAGCTCGGCGATCGATTGGGCGAGCTCCGCGGCGATCAGCTTGGTGATCGCCCCCTCGATGCTCGGCTCGGTGCTCCGCGCGACCGCCCGGACGACCATCCGCAGGTTGAGCAGGCGGCTGGTCTGCTCCTCGGTGACGGCCCGGCCGAACGACCGGAGCAGCCCCGCGTCGGTGACGCCGTACTTGTCGATGAGCGCGACCAGCGAGGCCGCGCCGGCCCGCAGGTCGGTCGCCCCGCCGATCGACACCCGCTCGTTGCCCAGCGTCGCCCTGGCGACCGTCCATCCGGCGTCGACCTCGCCGACGACGTCCTCGTCGGGCACGAACACGTCGTTGAAGAACACCTCGTTGAAGAGCGCGTCGCCGGTGATCTCCCGCAGCGGCCGCACCTCGACGCCGGGCGCGGTCAGGTCGATCACCATCGTCGTGATGCCCCGGTGCTTGGGTGCCTGCGGGTCGGTGCGGATCGTCGCGAGCCCGCGATTGCACGCCTGTGCACCGCTGGTCCAGACCTTCTGCCCGGTGACCCGCCAGCCACCCTCGACCTTGATCCCCCGGCTCTGCACCGCCGCCGCATCCGAGCCGGCGCCCGGCTCGCTGAACAGCTGGCACCAGACCAGCTCGCCGCGCAGGCTCGCCGGGATCCACCGCTCGACCTGGTCTTCGGTGGCGTGCTGCGCGATCGTCAGCGTCACCCACCCGCCGATGCCCATCGACGGGACCTTGATCGCGGCGAGCTCCTGCTCGATCACGAGCTGCTCCACCGCGGTCGCGCCCCGGCCCCAGGGCTTGGGCCAGTGCGGCACCAGGTACCCGGACTCGGCGAGCAGCCGACGGCGGTCCGCCGCCGGTGTCGCGCGGAACTCGGTCACGAACGCCTGCGCCTCGGCCCGGAACGTCTCCGCCTCGGGCGGTAAGTCGACCGTGTACTCGCGGTACACACCGGCCCGGGTGAGCGCGGCGACATCGTCCTCGGCCGCGGCCACCGGCCCCCACAGCGCGGCGAGCGTGATCGCGCGCCGGAGGTACAGGTGCGCGTCGTGCTCCCAGGTGAAGCCGATGCCACCGAGGATCTGGATCGTCTTCTGCGCGTTCTCCTGGTACGCCCGGAGCGCGACCGCGGCGGGCGCCGCCGGCCCCAGGTCGGGCNNNNNNNNNNNNNNNGCGCCAGCGGCCGCGCGGGCCGCGTCCCAGGCCGTGGCCGTCGCCGCCTCGGCGTTGACCAGCATGTTGGCCAGGTGGTGCTTCACCGCCTGGAAGCTGCCGATGATCCGCCCGAACTGCTCCCGAACCTTCGCGTACTCCAGCGCCATGAACAGCGTCGCCTGCGCGCCGCCCGCGGCCTCCGCCGCGGCCAGTGCCCGCCCGATCCGCACGGCCACCGGCGCGGCACCGGCGAGCACCGGGGCGCTGACGCCCGACACGTGCACCCGCGCGCTCCCCAGCGCCGGATCGAGGCCAGGGGCCGGCTCGACCGTCACGTCCGCAGCGCGGAGGATCACCAGGTCGTCGGCCCCGACCCGGACCACCAGGTGGTCGGCCCACACCGCGCCCGGAACCGGGCCCACCGACCCGGACAGCACACCCTCGGCCGCCGTCAGCGAACCGACCAGCCCGAGCGCGGCGATCGCGGAGCCGTCCGCCAGCGCGGGCAGCAGCGCGGCCTTCACGTCGTCGGGTGCGACGGCGTCGATCACCGCCGCACCCGCCACCGCGGCGAGGAACGGCCCGGGTGCTGCGACCGCTCCGAGCTGCTCGGCGACGACGGCGAGCTCCGGCAGCCCGGCGTCCGAGCCGCCGACGGCCTCCGGCAGGTGCAGGCCCGCCCAGCCCAGGTCGGCGATCTGCTTCCAGGCCGCTCCGGGCACCTCCGGCACCTGCGTCAGCGCTTCCCGCGTCGCGGCCCGCAGGTTCAGGTCTTCGGCGAACGAGCGGACGACGTCGGCCAGTTGCCGGTGATCGTCGGTGAGAGCGAGGGGCATCAGGGCCTCCGAGAACGGCGGTGTTCCAACAGTCCACGCTGACCGTATAAAAAATATGGACGCCGATGTCAGGAGTTGAGGTACGCGAGGACGGCCAGAACCTGGGCGATGCTGCGCGCCGCCGGGGCAGGTCCGGAACTCAACCCAGCTCCGGAACCCGCTCGGCGATCAGTTCGCGACCGGCCTCGGCCAGGATGCCGCGGAGCCAGGTGTGGGCCACGTCGGTCCGGTACATCGGGTGCCACCAGAACGCCTCGGCGAGCGGAACCGCTTCGAACGGGCACTCGACGACGCGGACGCCGGCGGCGGGACCGATCCGACGGGCCAGGTGCTCCTGCAGCAGCGCCACCCGCTCGGTGCCGGCCACCAGGAACGGCATCTGCAGGAAGCCGTCGACCACCACCTCGACGCGCGGCTCGACCCCGAGCATGCGGAGCTGCTGCGCCGCGGGGGCGAACGCCGTGGGCCGGTGGAACAGCACCACCCAGGGCGCCTGCTCCAGCTGCGCCATCGTGATCGTGTCGCCGACGACCGGGTTGTCCTGGGCCACGATGCAGACCCACCGGTCACCGAAGAGATCGGTGTACGGGAAGTCGGTGAGGATCCCGTGCGGCAGCAGGAAGCCGTCGACCGTGCGGAGCGTCTCCTGGGCGTGGTTGACCACCTCGGGCGTCGTCTGCTGAAGGCGCAGCCGGATTCCCGGTGCCCGCTCCGCGACCAGCCGGGCGACGATCGGCCCGAGAACCGACGCCGCGTAGTCCGACGTCACGATCGTGAACTCGCGCTCGATCGTCGCCGGGTCGAACTCCATCCGGACGTCGAACACGCGCCGCACGCCCTCGATCGCGGGCGGCGTGCGCGCGGCGAGCTGCACGGCCAGCGGCGTCAGCTCGTAGCGGTTGCCGATCCGGTGCAGCAGCTCGTCGTCGAAGTACCGGCGCAGCCGGGCCAGCGCCGTGCTCACCGTGGGCTGGCTGGAGCCGAGCAGCTCCGCGGCGCGGGTGACGTTCCGCTCGCGGAGCAACGCGTCCAGCGTGACCAGGAGATTCAGATCGAGGTTGATCAGGAGACGATCCACCGCCATGCGCTCACCATAGGGAGCCGATATAGGCGGCATCAATAGATTGGGGTTCCCGATAGGCGGGCCATCGCGGACAGTGGTCGGCATCACCTCGTAACTCCCCTGGAATGCCGCGTTCCGACCGCCGTAACCGTGCGGTCGCACGCGCCTCGGTCGGCGACGAAGGAGTCTCTGACATGTCTGCTGTGAGCAGCGTCCTCGTGGTCGGCGCCGGCTTGGCCGGGACCGCGACCGCCATCTCCCTCGCCGCTCGCGGTGTCGCCGTCGACCTCGTCGAGATCAAGCCCCAGGCGGCCGCGCTCGGATCCGGCATCACGCTGCAGGGCAACGCGCTCCGCGAACTGCGCTCGCTCGGCGTCTGGGACGCAGTCCGGGAACACGGCTACTCGTTCGACGTCACCGGGATCCGGGCTGCCGACCTGTTCGGCAGCGTCGTGGCGGAGATCCCGGACGCCCGGACGGGTGGGCCGGACCTGCCTGCGGTGCTCGGCATGCCGCGCCCGGAGCTGGCGCGGATCCTGCTCGACCGCGCGGCCGCCGTCGGCGTCAAGATCCGCACCGGCCTCACCCACACCGACCTGCAGCCGGACGACCACGGGGTGGACGTCACGTTCTCCGACGGGTCGGCGGCACGCTACGACCTGATGGTCGGCGCCGACGGGATCCGGTCGTGGACCCGCCGTGCGCTCGGTATCGACCTGGAGACCAGGGCGGTCGGCATGGGCATCTGGCGGGCGTTCGGACCGCGCCCGGCGTCGGTGACGCGTACCGACCTGTACTACGGCGGGCCGTCGTTCATCGCCGGTTACTGCCCCACCGGTGACGACTCCCTCTACGCCTACATCGTCGAGACGGCGCAGGATCGCTCCACCCTCTCCCCCGCCGAACAGCTGGCGACGATGAAGGAGCTGTCCGCCGCCTACCACGGCCCCTGGGACGAGATCCGCGAGACGCTCACCGACCCCGACCGCGTCAACTACACGTGGTTCGAGACGCACGTGCTGCCCGCGCCGTGGAACCGGGGTCGGGTCGTCCTGATCGGCGACGCCGCCCACACCTGCCCACCCACGCTGGCCCAGGGCGGTGCCCAGGCCCTCGAGGACGCCGCCGTGCTCGCCGAGCTGCTCGTCGAGCGCCCGGCGCTGGACCGGGCCCTGTGGGACGAGTTCCACGCCCGCCGCGTGGACCGGGCGACCGCGGTGGTCGAGGCCTCGAACCAGCTGTGCCAGTGGCAGCTCGACCACGTCCAGGGCGACGTGCCGTCGCTGATGCACCGCATCGCCGAACTCGTCAGCCGCCCCGCCTGAATCCCTTGGAGACTTCGATGACCCAGCGCCTGATCACCCACCTGCGCCACGTCGACCTGGCCGTGCCCGACTACCGCCAGCAGCTCGAGTTCTACACGAACACCTGGGGCCTCAAGCCCGAGCACAACGACACCGGCCTGACGTTCCTCGCCGCCGAGGGCAGCCCCGAGCAGTACGTCGTCCGGCTCCGCGAGTCCGACGACAAGCGGATCGACCTGATCGCGTTCGGCGCCGCGAACGCCGCCGACGTCGACGCGATCGCCGCCCGCCTGGCCAGCGACGGCGTGCGGCTGGTGAGCGAGCCGGGTGCCCTGCAGACCCCGGGCGGTGGGTACGGGTTCCGGTTCTTCGACAACGAGGGCCGCACGGTCGAGATCTCCGCCGACGTCGCCGTCCGGCAGCACCGGGCGATCGAGGAGGGCGAGTCGATCCCGGTCCGCCTCTCCCACGTCGTGATCAACTCCGCGGACCCCGAGGGCACGCGGGCCTTCTACGAGAAGCACCTCGCGTTCGCGCTGTCGGACACGCTGATGCATCCCCGGATGGGGGAAATGATGTACTTCATGCGGATCAACGCCTGGCACCACAGCCTCGCGATCGCCCGCGGCCCGCACCCGTCGCTGCACCACGCCAGCTTCGAGCTGCGCGGCCTGGACGAGTACATGCGCGGCACCGGCCGGGTGCTCCGCGCCGGCGTCGAGAAGATCTGGGGACCGGGCCGCCACCTGGCCGGCAACAACACGTTCAGCTACTTCCTCGACCCCTCCGGCAACACGATGGAGTACACCACCGAGCTGGAGCTCGTCGACGAGGACACCTGGCACCCCCACCTCTACGACTTCACCCAGCCCGAGGTCTCCGACCAGTGGGGCACGGCGAACGCGATGAACGAGTTCGTCGCCCAGAAGTCGTTCAACGACCCGGACAAGGGCCTGTTCCTCGCTCCGCCGGTCTGACCTTTCGAAAGGGCTTGAATCGTGTTCGAGTACTTCCCGGGCAACTACGTCTGGAACTTGGGCGTCGTCGCCACGCTCAACTCCGGCGGTCTCATCGACGAGGTCGACCGCGCGTGCCGCCCGATCCGCGAGGCAGCCGCCCAGGGCGAGGACGCCGGCACCCCGGACTTCCTCCGCGCCTGGACGGCGCTGACCGACCAGCTCGTCGGCCAGGCCGAGGGCGCCGAGAAGGCCGGGCACGCCCGCACCGCCGGCCAGCTCTACGCCCGGGCCACGAACTACCTGTGCCAGGCCGAGCGGATGCTCTCCAACTCCGACGCCAACCGGCTCCCCACCTACCGGCGGGTGCTCGAACTCCAGCAGAAGGCGTTCGAGCTCAAGGACGGCGGCCGCGTCACCCGGGTGGCGATCCCGTACCAGGGCACCACGCTCCCGGCCTACTTCAGCGCCGCGCCGGTCGACGGCCCGGCACCGGTGATCGTGCTGGTCAACGGCTTGGACTCCACGAAGGAGCACCAGTACGCCTCTGCACACTGGGAGGAGCTGGCCGCGCGCGGCATCTCCTGCCTCATGCTCGACCAGCCCGGCACCGGCGAGGCCCTCCGCCTCCAGGGCATTCCGGCCCGGCTCGACACCGAGGCGTGGGCCGCCGCGTGCGTCGACTGGCTGGAGACCCGCGACGACGTCGACCGCGCGCGGATCGGCATCACCGGCTGGTCCCTCGGCGGCTACTACGCCCCGCGGGCGGCGGCCTTCGAGAAGCGTTTCGCGCTCTGCGTCGCCTGGGGCGCCAACCACAACTGGGGCGCGGTCCAGCGTCGCCGGCTCGAGCGCGAGGGCGAGCGGCCGGTTCCGCACTACTGGGAGCACGTGCTCTGGGTGTGGGGCCACACCGACCTGGACGAGTTCATCGCGTTCGCCGACGACGCCCACCTCGACGGCGTCGTCGAGAACATCACCGTGCCCTTCCTGATCGCGCACGGTGCGAACGAT encodes the following:
- a CDS encoding alpha/beta hydrolase family protein, whose translation is MFEYFPGNYVWNLGVVATLNSGGLIDEVDRACRPIREAAAQGEDAGTPDFLRAWTALTDQLVGQAEGAEKAGHARTAGQLYARATNYLCQAERMLSNSDANRLPTYRRVLELQQKAFELKDGGRVTRVAIPYQGTTLPAYFSAAPVDGPAPVIVLVNGLDSTKEHQYASAHWEELAARGISCLMLDQPGTGEALRLQGIPARLDTEAWAAACVDWLETRDDVDRARIGITGWSLGGYYAPRAAAFEKRFALCVAWGANHNWGAVQRRRLEREGERPVPHYWEHVLWVWGHTDLDEFIAFADDAHLDGVVENITVPFLIAHGANDRQIPLEYAHRSYDQAVNSPKRELRVFTPEEGATEHIGLDHLPYVSTFIADWVADTFTELAASRVG